A stretch of the Lactuca sativa cultivar Salinas chromosome 9, Lsat_Salinas_v11, whole genome shotgun sequence genome encodes the following:
- the LOC111904969 gene encoding probable lipid-A-disaccharide synthase, mitochondrial isoform X2 gives MLLKPIHNSNRRTTSYFLSSLGKYFSTSRQSAVDLASKDGEMRIFLVAGEASGDAIGSRLIAALTKLSPFPIHIAGVGGSMMAKHGLKSVFPMEDIAVMGIWELLPHLNKFQVRLKQTFEAAISFNPHVIVTIDSKGFSFRLLKQLRARYGQKGPLHFHYVAPSFWAWKGGEARLKGLSEFIDHVLCILPFEEEVCISNGLPATFVGHPILEDSLDLNSVATEKGWKVQGNADMFRGKYGISSGSRILSLLPGSRLQEVTRMLPIYSKTMNMLKDSIHDLMIVIHVAPNKHVEDHIKRTTNEWPTPIVLVPGGSPHTKYDAFSASSVALCTSGTAAMELQLARLPCVIAYRAHFLTEWAICYKAKIPYISLPNILLNSPVIPEALFRHCSPTKLACLLTEVMCNEGVREEQVVAAERVMELLRPPQGGSLSFGNTASTIAARTVLYYQKEKLYGSPACDPRDPNCVVNPFRKNPLVIEGSKEDKEAEREKEDDTPEIIIVGHRKMSR, from the exons ATGTTGCTTAAGCCTATCCACAATTCAAATAGAAGAACTACTTCATACTTTCTGTCGTCATTGGGGAAATATTTCTCCACTTCGAGACAATCTGCAGTTGATTTGGCTTCCAAAGATGGAGAAATGAGGATATTTTTAGTTGCAGGAGAAGCTTCCGGAGATGCTATTGGTTCTCGTTTAATAGCCGCCTTAACGAAGCTTTCACCATTCCCAATACACATTGCTGGAGTTGGAGG ATCTATGATGGCAAAACATGGATTGAAATCTGTTTTCCCCATGGAAGATATTGCTGTAATGGGGATTTGGGAGTTGTTGCCACATCTAAATAAGTTCCAA GTTAGACTGAAGCAAACATTTGAAGCTGCAATCTCATTTAATCCTCATGTCATAGTGACAATTGATTCAAAGGGATTCTCTTTTCGTCTTTTAAAGCAATTAAGGG CTAGATATGGGCAAAAAGGACCTTTACACTTCCATTATGTAGCACCATCTTTTTGGGCATGGAAAGGAGGTGAAGCAAGACTTAAGGGACTTTCTGAGTTTATTGATCATGTCTTATGTATTCTTCCATTTGAAGAGGAGGTTTGCATATCTAATGGACTACCTGCAACCTTTGTTGGCCACCCCATTCTAGAAGATTCCCTTGACCTTAACTCG GTTGCTACAGAAAAGGGATGGAAGGTGCAAGGAAATGCTGACATGTTCAGGGGTAAATACGGAATTTCCTCAG GTTCAAGAATATTGAGTCTGCTTCCTGGAAGTAGATTACAAGAAGTGACACGTATGCTTCCAATTTACTCAAAAACCATGAACATGTTAAAGGACTCTATTCATGACTTAATGATTGTTATCCACGTGGCACCTAACAAACATGTAGAAGATCACATCAAAAGAACCACCAATGAGTGGCCGACACCTATCGTACTGGTTCCTGGAGGATCACCCCACACCAAATATGATGCATTTAGT GCAAGCAGTGTGGCGTTATGTACATCGGGGACAGCAGCGATGGAATTGCAACTTGCGCGATTACCATGTGTTATCGCGTATCGAGCCCATTTCCTAACAGAATGGGCGATATGTTATAAAGCTAAAATACCTTACATTTCTCTCCCAAATATCCTTCTTAATTCACCCGTTATTCCCGAAGCCCTTTTTCGTCATTGCTCACCCACAAAACTAGCATGTTTACTCAC GGAAGTAATGTGTAATGAAGGAGTCCGGGAAGAACAAGTGGTTGCCGCCGAAAGGGTGATGGAATTACTAAGGCCGCCACAAGGTGGTAGCTTGAGCTTTGGTAACACTGCGAGTACGATAGCAGCTCGGACCGTGCTTTATTATCAAAAGGAGAAACTTTACGGAT CTCCTGCATGCGATCCTCGGGACCCGAATTGTGTTGTAAACCCCTTCAGAAAGAACCCGCTTGTCATAGAAGGGAGTAAAGAAGATAAGGAGGCAGAAAGGGAAAAAGAAGATGACACCCCTGAGATAATTATAGTTGGCCATAGGAAGATGTCACGTTGA
- the LOC111904969 gene encoding probable lipid-A-disaccharide synthase, mitochondrial isoform X1 codes for MLLKPIHNSNRRTTSYFLSSLGKYFSTSRQSAVDLASKDGEMRIFLVAGEASGDAIGSRLIAALTKLSPFPIHIAGVGGSMMAKHGLKSVFPMEDIAVMGIWELLPHLNKFQVRLKQTFEAAISFNPHVIVTIDSKGFSFRLLKQLRARYGQKGPLHFHYVAPSFWAWKGGEARLKGLSEFIDHVLCILPFEEEVCISNGLPATFVGHPILEDSLDLNSVATEKGWKVQGNADMFRGKYGISSGSRILSLLPGSRLQEVTRMLPIYSKTMNMLKDSIHDLMIVIHVAPNKHVEDHIKRTTNEWPTPIVLVPGGSPHTKYDAFSASSVALCTSGTAAMELQLARLPCVIAYRAHFLTEWAICYKAKIPYISLPNILLNSPVIPEALFRHCSPTKLACLLTEVMCNEGVREEQVVAAERVMELLRPPQGGSLSFGNTASTIAARTVLYYQKEKLYGCVY; via the exons ATGTTGCTTAAGCCTATCCACAATTCAAATAGAAGAACTACTTCATACTTTCTGTCGTCATTGGGGAAATATTTCTCCACTTCGAGACAATCTGCAGTTGATTTGGCTTCCAAAGATGGAGAAATGAGGATATTTTTAGTTGCAGGAGAAGCTTCCGGAGATGCTATTGGTTCTCGTTTAATAGCCGCCTTAACGAAGCTTTCACCATTCCCAATACACATTGCTGGAGTTGGAGG ATCTATGATGGCAAAACATGGATTGAAATCTGTTTTCCCCATGGAAGATATTGCTGTAATGGGGATTTGGGAGTTGTTGCCACATCTAAATAAGTTCCAA GTTAGACTGAAGCAAACATTTGAAGCTGCAATCTCATTTAATCCTCATGTCATAGTGACAATTGATTCAAAGGGATTCTCTTTTCGTCTTTTAAAGCAATTAAGGG CTAGATATGGGCAAAAAGGACCTTTACACTTCCATTATGTAGCACCATCTTTTTGGGCATGGAAAGGAGGTGAAGCAAGACTTAAGGGACTTTCTGAGTTTATTGATCATGTCTTATGTATTCTTCCATTTGAAGAGGAGGTTTGCATATCTAATGGACTACCTGCAACCTTTGTTGGCCACCCCATTCTAGAAGATTCCCTTGACCTTAACTCG GTTGCTACAGAAAAGGGATGGAAGGTGCAAGGAAATGCTGACATGTTCAGGGGTAAATACGGAATTTCCTCAG GTTCAAGAATATTGAGTCTGCTTCCTGGAAGTAGATTACAAGAAGTGACACGTATGCTTCCAATTTACTCAAAAACCATGAACATGTTAAAGGACTCTATTCATGACTTAATGATTGTTATCCACGTGGCACCTAACAAACATGTAGAAGATCACATCAAAAGAACCACCAATGAGTGGCCGACACCTATCGTACTGGTTCCTGGAGGATCACCCCACACCAAATATGATGCATTTAGT GCAAGCAGTGTGGCGTTATGTACATCGGGGACAGCAGCGATGGAATTGCAACTTGCGCGATTACCATGTGTTATCGCGTATCGAGCCCATTTCCTAACAGAATGGGCGATATGTTATAAAGCTAAAATACCTTACATTTCTCTCCCAAATATCCTTCTTAATTCACCCGTTATTCCCGAAGCCCTTTTTCGTCATTGCTCACCCACAAAACTAGCATGTTTACTCAC GGAAGTAATGTGTAATGAAGGAGTCCGGGAAGAACAAGTGGTTGCCGCCGAAAGGGTGATGGAATTACTAAGGCCGCCACAAGGTGGTAGCTTGAGCTTTGGTAACACTGCGAGTACGATAGCAGCTCGGACCGTGCTTTATTATCAAAAGGAGAAACTTTACGGATGTGTTTATTGA